The region ataaaattgtatttattttaatagcctTGCAATATTAAGGAAAATGACATGAATATGgtatgaaataaaactaaaatattgatttataaaattcACAAATTTAGTAGCTACCCAGAATCCATCAAATTTGTTTTGTATTGAGGATTGCTAACAGTGATGCCAACAgcagtaactctctctctctctctgctctctatagattttcttttGTTACTACGAGAGTAATAAATCAATTCAAACAttaagtatcatatatatactgcttgatttttttttataataaactgTATCTATTAATAGTTTTTAACACTATTGATTTCATTGGTTGGCAAATTTGCAATTTATTCCcttttgaattttgaaagagtATTATTGACGTATGTAGAGTGAAACTTTTCCAATAGAGTATCGAAACTAGGTCACAATAAACTTAGTTCCAACTCATGGCACTCACCGCGTTCCTAAAACAAAAATTTGCTCGAAGATAACTTtgaattacaaattaaatatataccatCTGGTTCTTCAGGACAGGTGGGAAATGCCTTCACATTTCCTACATCATCAGGAATTTGGAGCTGAAGTTTTTCGAGAAGGTCTTCTATAGCCAGTTTACTGGACTCTACATTGATGAAAATGTCATATTCACTGTCTTCCATCTGCGACCTGCGCGATTCGATGTGTGTGACGTTGACTTTGTTGTCCTAAATAGTGATGGAGAAAGAGCAAACTTTATTAACGCCAcaaattgttgttttctttatcagCATAAATATTTGTCTCTATGTTAGTGTATTTGTGAatttgtgcatgagagagagagaagctgagagggtaaaagagatagaagagggcaagagagagagaaaacgatgaaagtaaacaagaGATACAAATCGGGAGGATAGCAAGtgaaaggaagagggagaaaaggataaagaaaggTGTGTAAGAAAGCAATAAGTGGGGAGAGAGATTTCTCTCACACCAAATTACTCTGACCGTAGCAGCTTTTCGaaccttctttctcttcttatataGGACCGTTTGTTTTATGTCAAAGGATACGGGCCGATACAGTTGGGCAGGAATGAATTTAAAGAACACGATTATGAGaacttcactctctccctcttcaccTTTATTTACCATCTCTTCCTTGTTTCCACCACAAAGTTCAGTCCTTTTTTGCGGTGTGGGGGCTTGTGTGGTTCAATGATCCTCAGAGCAATGCCAACGGAACGCAAGCTCCCGGTAAGGCTTCTGATGCTGAATGGCTCAAAGAATAGAGGCCTACCTAGAAAAAAAGTAAAGTTACAGCAGTgtcgatgacaattcaaaaccaaactGGACCTGAGAGAGGAGAGAGGCATAAGAAGATAGCCCAGAGTCGAGAACAATGGAGAAATGTCGTTGATGGTCTATGCTTACTAAAATATGATGCTCTTTCTCGTTTGCACACGGTTTCCGTACGAAGAGAACATCTGAAAAtggatatatgagcatatgtgtatttgtgtgtgtgtgtgtgtgtgtgtgtgtgtgtgtgtgtgtgtgtgtgtgtgtgtgtgtgtgtgtgtNNNNNNNNNNNNNNNNNNNNNNNNNNNNNNNNNNNNNNNNNNNNNNNNNNNNNNNNNNNNNNNNNNNNNNNNNNNNNNNNNNNNNNNNNNNNNNNNNNNNNNNNNNNNNNNNNNNNNNNNNNNNNNNNNNNNNNNNNNNNNNNNNNNNNNNNNNNNNNNNNNNNNNNNNNNNNNNNNNNNNNNNNNNNNNNNNNNNNNNNNNNNNNNNNNNNNNNNNNNNNNNNNNNNNNNNNNNNNNNNNNNNNNNNNNNNNNNNNNNNNNNNNNNNNNNNNNNNNNNNNNNNNNNNNNNNNNNNNNNNNNNNNNNNNNNNNNNNNNNNNNNNNNNNNNNNNNNNNNNNNNNNNNNNNNNNNNNNNNNNNNNNNNNNNNNNNNNNNNNNNNNNNNNNNNNNNNNNNNNNNNNNNNNNNNNNNNNNNNNNNNNNNNNNNNNNNNNNNNNNNNNNNNNNNNNNNNNNNNNNNNNNNNNNNNNNNNNNNNNNNNNNNNNNNNNNNNNNNNNNNNNNNNNNNNNNNNNNNNNNNNNNNNNNNNNNNNNNNNNNNNNNNNNNNNNNNNNNNNNNNNNNNNNNNNNNNNNNNNNNNNNNNNNNNNNNNNNNNNNNNNNNNNNNNNNNNNNNNNNNNNNNNNNNNNNNNNNNNNNNNNNNNNNNNNNNNNNNNNNNNNNNNNNNNNNNNNNNNNNNNNNNNNNNNNNNNNNNNNNNNNNNNNNNNNNNNNNNNNNNNNNNNNNNNNNNNNNNNNNNNNNNNNNNNNNNNNNNNNNNNNNNNNNNNNNNNNNNNNNNNNNNNNNNNNNNNNNNNNNNNNNNNNNNNNNNNNNNNNNNNNNNNNNNNNNNNNNNNNNNNNNNNNNNNNNNNNNNNNNNNNNNNNNNNNNNNNNNNNNNNNNNNNNNNNNNNNNNNNNNNNNNNNNNNNNNNNNNNNNNNNNNNNNNNNNNNNNNNNNNNNNNNNNNNNNNNNNNNNNNNNNNNNNNNNNNNNNNNNNNNNNNNNNNNNNNNNNNNNNNNNNNNNNNNNNNNNNNNNNNNNNNNNNNNNNNNNNNNNNNNNNNNNNNNNNNNNNNNNNNNNNNNNNNNNNNNNNNNNNNNNNNNNNNNNNNNNNNNNNNNNNNNNNNNNNNNNNNNNNNNNNNNNNNNNNNNNNNNNNNNNNNNNNNNNNNNNNNNNNNNNNNNNNNNNNNNNNNNNNNNNNNNNNNNNNNNNNNNNNNNNNNNNNNNNNNNNNNNNNNNNNNNNNNNNNNNNNNNNNNNNNNNNNNNNNNNNNNNNNNNNNNNNNNNNNNNNNNNNNNNNNNNNNNNNNNNNNNNNNNNNNNNNNNNNNNNNNNNNNNNNNNNNNNNNNNNNNNNNNNNNNNNNNNNNNNNNNNNNNNNNNNNNNNNNNNNNNNNNNNNNNNNNNNNNNNNNNNNNNNNNNNNNNNNNNNNNNNNNNNNNNNNNNNNNNNNNNNNNNNNNNNNNNNNNNNNNNNNNNNNNNNNNNNNNNNNNNNNNNNNNNNNNNNNNNNNNNNNNNNNNNNNNNNNNNNNNNNNNNNNNNNNNNNNNNNNNNNNNNNNNNNNNNNNNNNNNNNNNNNNNNNNNNNNNNNNNNNNNNNNNNNNNNNNNNNNNNNNNNNNNNNNNNNNNNNNNNNNNNNNNNNNNNNNNNNNNNNNNNNNNNNNNNNNNNNNNNNNNNNNNNNNNNN is a window of Octopus bimaculoides isolate UCB-OBI-ISO-001 chromosome 10, ASM119413v2, whole genome shotgun sequence DNA encoding:
- the LOC106875342 gene encoding tryptophan 5-hydroxylase 2-like, with protein sequence MDARSISFERAEVMRRQQSTDFDDHIAVVPEETENGRGCSSREKVGSILLSLKNQVGCLSSALKVFQDNKVNVTHIESRRSQMEDSEYDIFINVESSKLAIEDLLEKLQLQIPDDVGNVKAFPTCPEEPDGIYLICNSKLSSSKFLF